A genomic window from Chlorobium phaeobacteroides DSM 266 includes:
- a CDS encoding ABC transporter permease, with product MLTYIIKRLLIAVPLIFGVLTLTFFIIRLAPGDPAAYFIQPGISPHVAEQIREQYGLNDPLPVQYIKWISSVLHGDFGRSFSRAQQPVFDVIAEALPVTVTIALLTLIANFIFGIIIGIISAVRQNSVLDRVLTVIALFFYSMPEFWFALMMIIMFSLKLPLFPASGLNEIGAESFGTVGFILDRLWHLVLPVTVLSINGAAGIARYVRGSMLEVIRQDYIRTARAKGLKERVVIFKHALRNALLPVITLMGSSLPFIFSGALFIEVIFAFPGMGRVTVEAIFSRDYPLIIANTFISGSLIVLGNLVADVFYAVADPRIKL from the coding sequence ATGCTGACTTACATTATTAAACGGCTGCTGATAGCCGTACCGCTAATTTTTGGTGTACTCACACTTACGTTTTTTATCATCAGGCTCGCTCCTGGTGATCCGGCGGCATATTTCATCCAGCCTGGTATCAGTCCTCATGTAGCAGAACAGATCAGGGAGCAGTATGGCCTTAACGATCCCTTGCCTGTTCAGTATATCAAGTGGATTTCAAGTGTGCTTCATGGTGATTTCGGACGCAGTTTCAGCCGTGCTCAACAGCCGGTTTTTGATGTTATAGCAGAGGCTCTTCCTGTTACCGTAACCATAGCGCTTTTAACGCTTATTGCGAATTTCATTTTTGGCATTATCATCGGAATTATTTCTGCTGTGCGTCAGAACAGCGTGCTTGACAGGGTACTGACGGTAATTGCGCTGTTTTTTTATTCGATGCCGGAGTTCTGGTTTGCGTTGATGATGATCATTATGTTTTCTCTGAAGCTGCCACTATTCCCAGCCTCAGGACTGAATGAAATCGGAGCGGAAAGCTTCGGAACGGTCGGCTTTATTCTTGACAGGCTCTGGCACCTTGTCCTGCCGGTAACAGTGCTGAGTATTAACGGCGCTGCCGGCATTGCCCGTTATGTCAGAGGAAGCATGCTTGAGGTTATCAGGCAGGATTATATCAGAACAGCAAGGGCAAAAGGTCTGAAGGAACGAGTCGTTATTTTTAAACACGCGCTCCGCAATGCGCTCCTGCCGGTGATAACGCTTATGGGGAGCTCATTGCCTTTTATTTTTAGTGGGGCACTATTTATTGAGGTCATTTTTGCATTTCCCGGTATGGGGAGAGTGACTGTCGAGGCCATATTTTCAAGGGATTATCCCTTGATTATAGCAAATACCTTTATTTCCGGATCTCTTATTGTCCTCGGAAACCTTGTTGCTGATGTGTTCTATGCTGTTGCGGATCCGAGAATCAAGCTTTAA
- the ruvB gene encoding Holliday junction branch migration DNA helicase RuvB: protein MKIELLNTPADALEIRYEEQIRPLKMDDFTGQQRLTDNLRVFISAAKIRGDALDHVLLSGPPGLGKTTLANIIASEMGGNIKVTSGPMLDKAGNLAGLLTSLRKGDVLFIDEIHRLPAAVEEYLYSAMEDFRIDIMLDSGPSARAVQLRIEPFTLVGATTRSGLLTSPLRARFGISSRFDYYPPELLERIILRASGILGIGVTTEAAGEIAGRSRGTPRIANRLLRRARDFAQVADSFVINHDIAMTTLASLEIDEEGLDDMDKKIMDTIVNKFNGGPVGVASLAVSVGEEQDTIEEVYEPYLIQAGYLARTPRGRVATRLALKRFSSGSGINSSEGPLFDAAPAR from the coding sequence GTGAAAATCGAATTGTTAAATACCCCTGCTGATGCTCTTGAAATTCGTTATGAAGAGCAGATCCGTCCGCTGAAAATGGATGATTTTACTGGTCAGCAGCGATTGACCGATAATCTCAGGGTTTTTATTTCAGCGGCTAAAATAAGGGGAGATGCACTTGATCATGTGCTGCTTTCAGGCCCTCCAGGACTTGGTAAAACAACTCTTGCAAATATTATTGCATCAGAAATGGGCGGGAATATCAAGGTAACTTCCGGTCCGATGCTTGATAAGGCAGGAAATCTTGCCGGTCTTTTGACAAGCCTTCGTAAGGGGGATGTGCTTTTTATTGATGAGATTCATCGACTTCCCGCGGCTGTAGAGGAGTATCTTTATTCAGCTATGGAGGATTTCAGGATTGACATTATGCTTGATAGCGGGCCATCCGCACGTGCCGTACAGCTTCGCATAGAACCGTTCACCCTTGTGGGCGCAACAACCCGTTCCGGACTGCTCACCTCCCCATTGCGCGCCCGGTTCGGTATATCCAGCAGGTTTGACTACTATCCACCCGAACTGCTTGAGCGTATTATTTTAAGGGCATCAGGCATTCTTGGAATCGGCGTGACGACGGAAGCTGCAGGTGAAATTGCCGGCAGATCAAGAGGTACGCCCCGTATTGCCAATCGCCTTTTACGACGAGCGAGGGATTTTGCCCAGGTTGCTGATTCTTTTGTCATCAATCACGATATTGCCATGACAACCCTTGCCTCTCTTGAAATTGATGAAGAAGGTCTTGATGATATGGATAAAAAAATAATGGATACCATTGTCAACAAGTTTAACGGAGGGCCGGTTGGTGTTGCTTCTCTTGCTGTCTCTGTAGGAGAAGAACAGGATACCATTGAGGAGGTCTATGAGCCCTATTTGATACAGGCAGGGTATCTTGCCAGAACTCCGAGGGGCAGGGTCGCTACGAGGCTTGCTCTCAAGAGATTTTCTTCAGGATCCGGCATTAACAGCAGCGAAGGGCCTTTGTTCGATGCAGCGCCTGCACGATAA